A window from Drosophila nasuta strain 15112-1781.00 chromosome 3, ASM2355853v1, whole genome shotgun sequence encodes these proteins:
- the LOC132793566 gene encoding NAD(+) hydrolase sarm1 isoform X4, with product MKAAAVKRDLTDIKMSMSEIERLTAAPPQARHHPSIDDLKGLNSEDAITQLKKKMRASFENLVDRDDDSSCHGIVTTPDGDDDCTHKHFGSGLDLTHPAAAQLSASSGLSGSNKTIDTIKFEEKRSKSVATTKVVADGFSSEQATSNTAEMKRLQAGDIDYKEAKAASAMRNRLEMDGVKTEEKAAVMQEALSLRTGDITQQATNKVAAAGIKVQSDNFSADKKAISQSQQSQTMTSNGIISQEKHVSSASQANYTMTHKGVSSTGSSMISSSSQMSATNGQMVKLKDLKLDDLKSLTAGSGQQEIEQAITKYSNVLTTFVSTLQQDDDNSVSSHGDKKSVYLQMINEVIRRAWAVPTHGHELGYSLCNSLRQSGGLDLLMKNCVQHNSELQFSTAQLLEQCLTTENRSHVVDNGLDKVVNVACVCTKESNMEHSRVGTGILEHLFKHSEGTCSDVIRLGGLDALLFKCRTSDVETLRHCASALVNLSLYGGAENQEEMIVRKVPMWLFPLAFHNDDNIKYYACLAIAVLVANKEIEAEVLKSGCLDLVEPFVTTHDPYEFAKSNLAHAHGQSKHWLGRLVPVLSSNREEARNLAAFHFCMEAGIKRKQGNTDIFHEIGAIEALKTVASCPNAIASKFAAQALRLIGETVPHKLSQQVPLWSVEDVQEWVKQIGFDKYLSLFKESQVDGDLLLKLNQENLRDDIGISNGILLKRFERELQNLKRMADYSSKDTAKMHHFLAEIGADYCTYTYAMLNAGIDKCTLPHVNEDMLMTECGIKNAIHRLRILNSVKNLENSLPSSSEENMAKTLDVFVSYRRSNGSQLASLLKVHLQLRGFSVFIDVERLEAGKFDNGLLNSIRQAKNFVLVLTPDALHRCINDDECKDWVHREIVAALNSSCNIIPIMDHKFSWPENLPEDMCSVANFNGVNWIHDYQDACIDKLERFLRGEKNIDRITAMGPGTPGVASFQRTHSNDPDYQTNGGGGGGGGGSSGGGGGNGSVVDALMAANGSGQANHQANRYRQSPSPARQRAAGGSTSLLSYGRGPAKRSNHMLPPYRTQQAAMLHKSGAGSASMQNMTPLAYLPPRRSSAAGLGHNGGVANGYRSHSVDGLLDQAAAAETSQDSLSTPEQRIAAAAAVVAAGSTALTNASSTSTLQPEDEVDGEEEQEQEMCNVMRREKQNLVPPPANVQQHRKSRSLDHILSKQTLAEILPVNEPTDETQSMQNLVLPMTPQPQRRDTSSSSKSPTPERPSRQSPDGVSSTESEREDGQSVRSQPSESSSSHSQHGNQQRASAHVHRGGGLNSTKTSTSSLGSNNSANNKTIFNRTMKKVRSLIKNNDLEDEELSDIILSKATSPNAGRMIFW from the exons ATGAAGGCTGCCGCCGTCAAGCGCGATCTCACAGATATTAAAATGTCCATGTCGGAAATAGAGCGTCTCACAGCGGCACCGCCGCAGGCACGACATCATCCATCGATTGACGACCTCAAGGGTCTCAATAGCGAAGATGCCATAACGCAGCTGAAAAAGAA AATGCGCGCTTCATTCGAGAATCTGGTGGATCGTGATGATGATAGCAGTTGTCATGGCATTGTCACGACGCCAGATGGCGACGatgattgcacacacaaacattttgGCAGCGGCCTGGATCTCACACATCCGGCTGCCGCACAGCTGAGCGCGAGCAGCGGCCTCAGTGGCTCCAACAAAACCATCGATACCATCAAATTCGAGGAGAAACGTTCGAAATCAGTGGCAACCACAAAAGTCGTCGCCGATGGCTTCAGTTCCGAGCAGGCAACGAGCAATACGGCAGAGATGAAGCGTCTGCAGGCCGGTGATATTGATTACAAAGAGGCTAAGGCTGCGTCAGCGATGCGAAATCGCCTGGAAATGGATGGCGTCAAGACCGAAGAGAAGGCAGCCGTCATGCAG GAAGCCCTCTCGCTGCGCACCGGCGACATCACGCAACAGGCGACCAACAAAGTCGCCGCCGCCGGCATAAAAGTGCAGAGCGACAATTTCTCCGCCGACAAGAAAGCCATCTCGCAGTCACAGCAATCGCAGACGATGACTTCGAATGGCATCATCAGCCAGGAGAAACATGTGTCATCCGCCTCGCAAGCGAACTACACGATGACACACAAAGGTGTCTCCAGCACCGGCAGCAGCATGATCTCTTCCTCCTCGCAAATGTCTGCCACCAACGGTCAAATGGTCAAGCTCAAGGATCTCAAGCTCGACGATCTAAAATCCCTAACCGCCGGCAGCGGTCAACAGGAAATCGAACAGGCCATCACAAAGTATTCGAATGTGCTGACCACATTTGTGAGCACACTTCAGCAggacgacgacaacagcgTATCGAGTCACGGCGACAAAAAGTCCGTCTATCTGCAGATGATCAACGAGGTGATCCGTCGAGCCTGGGCTGTGCCCACACATGGACACGAACTAGGCTACTCGTTGTGCAATTCACTGCGTCAGAGTGGAGGTCTCGATCTGCTCATGAAGAACTGTGTGCAGCACAACAGCGAACTGCAGTTCTCCACCGCCCAGTTGCTGGAGCAGTGTCTGACCACCGAGAATCGTTCGCATGTGGTGGACAACGGACTCGATAAGGTCGTGAATGTGGCCTGCGTCTGTACAAAGGAATCGAACATGGAGCATTCACGTGTCGGCACAGGCATACTGGAGCATCTCTTCAAGCATTCCGAGGGCACTTGCTCCGATGTCATACGCCTCGGCGGTCTCGATGCTCTGCTCTTCAAGTGCCGCACCAGCGATGTGGAAACGTTGCGTCACTGTGCCAGCGCCTTGGTCAATCTATCGCTGTACGGTGGCGCGGAGAATCAAGAGGAGATGATTGTGCGCAAGGTGCCCATGTGGTTGTTCCCCTTGGCGTTccacaacgacgacaacatcaAGTACTACGCCTGTTTGGCCATCGCTGTGCTTGTGGCCAACAAGGAGATCGAAGCCGAGGTGCTCAAGTCCGGTTGCCTGGATCTTGTGGAACCCTTTGTGACCACCCACGATCCCTACGAGTTTGCCAAATCGAATCTGGCGCATGCGCACGGTCAGAGCAAACATTGGCTGGGACGTCTTGTTCCGGTGTTGAGCTCCAATCGCGAGGAAGCACGCAATCTGGCCGCGTTCCACTTCTGCATGGAGGCGGGCATCAAACGCAAGCAGGGAAACACCGATATCTTTCACGAGATTGGCGCCATCGAAGCACTCAAAACGGTGGCCAGCTGCCCCAATGCGATTGCCTCGAAGTTTGCTGCGCAGGCTCTGCGTCTGATTGGTGAAACGGTGCCTCACAAGTTGTCGCAACAGGTGCCGTTGTGGTCCGTGGAGGATGTGCAGGAATGGGTCAAACAGATTGGCTTCGACAAGTATCTGTCGCTGTTCAAAGAATCCCAGGTGGATGGCGATCTGTTGCTCAAGCTTAATCAGGAGAATCTGCGCGACGATATCGGGATTTCGAATGGCATTCTCCTCAAGCGCTTCGAACGTGAACTGCAAAATCTCAAGCGTATGGCCGACTATTCGTCGAAGGACACAGCGAAAATGCATCATTTTCTCGCCGAGATTGGCGCCGATTATTGCACCTACACATATGCCATGCTCAATGCGGGCATTGACAAGTGCACGCTCCCTCATGTCAACGAGGATATGCTGATGACTGAGTGCGGTATCAAGAATGCGATACATCGTTTGCGCATTCTGAATTCGGTGAAGAACCTCGAGAACTCGTTGCCCAGCTCGTCGGAAGAGAACATGGCCAAGACGCTGGATGTGTTTGTCAGCTATCGTCGCTCCAATGGCTCCCAGCTGGCCAGTTTGCTTAAG GTTCATCTGCAGTTGCGCGGCTTCTCGGTGTTCATCGATGTGGAGCGCTTGGAGGCGGGCAAATTTGATAATGGCCTACTGAACAGTATTCGTCAGGCAAAGAACTTTGTCTTAGTATTAACCCCCGATGCGCTGCATCGCTGCATCAACGATGACGAGTGCAAGGATTGGGTGCATCGC GAAATTGTGGCTGCCCTCAACTCCAGTTGCAACATCATCCCAATTATGGATCATAAATTCAGTTGGCCAGAGAATCTACCCGAGGACATGTGCAGCGTGGCGAACTTCAATGGCGTCAATTGGATACATGACTACCAGGATGCGTGCATCGACAAGCTCGAAAG ATTTTTGCGCGGCGAAAAGAATATCGATCGCATTACGGCGATGGGGCCTGGCACGCCCGGAGTGGCTTCGTTCCAAAGAACGCACAGCAACGATCCAGACTATCAAACGaatggaggaggaggcggcggcggAGGCGGAAGCAGTGGTGGAGGCGGCGGCAACGGCAGTGTGGTGGATGCATTAATGGCAGCAAATGGCAGCGGACAAG CTAATCACCAGGCAAATAGATACCGGCAATCCCCCTCACCAGCGCGTCAACGTGCAGCCGGTGGCAGCACCTCACTTCTGAGCTACGGCCGCGGCCCAGCGAAGCGTTCAAATCACATGCTGCCTCCGTATCGCACCCAACAGGCAGCCATGCTGCATAAGTCCGGCGCCGGCTCGGCATCGATGCAGAACATGACACCGCTGGCATATTTGCCACCGCGACGCAGTTCCGCAGCGGGACTGGGACACAATGGGGGCGTGGCGAACGGTTATCGGTCGCACAGCGTGGACGGTCTGTTGGATCAGGCGGCGGCAGCGGAAACTAGTCAGGATAGCCTGAGCACCCCAGAGCAACGAATTGCGGCTGCAGCGGCTGTGGTGGCCGCTGGGAGTACAGCGTTGACGAATGCCAGTTCGACGAGCACATTGCAGCCGGAGGATGAAGTGGATGgggaggaggagcaggagcaggagatGTGCAATGTGATGAGACGTGAGAAACAGAATTTGGTGCCACCGCCGGCAAATGTGCAGCAGCATCGTAAATCGCGTAGTTTGGATCACATACTATCGAAGCAGACGCTCGCTGAGATATTGCCAGTGAATGAGCCAACCGATGAGACGCAATCGATGCAGAATCTGGTGTTGCCAATGACGCCACAGCCGCAGCGACGTGACACAAGCTCCTCATCGAAATCCCCCACACCGGAGCGTCCGAGTCGTCAGAGTCCCGATGGCGTCAGTTCCACGGAGAGCGAGCGGGAGGATGGGCAATCGGTGCGTTCACAGCCGAGCgaatcgtcgtcgtcgcataGTCAGCATGGCAATCAGCAGCGTGCGTCGGCGCATGTGCATCGCGGTGGCGGATTGAACAGCACTAAGACGTCCACTTCGTCGCTGGGATCGAACAATAGCGCCAACAATAAGACGATCTTTAATCGTACGATGAAAAAAGTGCGCTCGCTGATCAAAAA CAACGATCTGGAGGACGAGGAGCTCTCGGATATAATCCTCTCGAAGGCAACGTCCCCGAATGCAGGACGAATGATATTTTGGTAG
- the LOC132793566 gene encoding NAD(+) hydrolase sarm1 isoform X3 — MVVTSTRSPLLAQTQPKSSASSGGGSHTAALRSRLIFPRQHYQMTDFSDSSQSGGMLSPATTLIESFNKKSGQSAAGSPLQLSATPTLNGSTNGVGGALSAGNNSASSLGGRQINTSSSSCSSLKETSHQSTSTSQQVVNSSSTTTRVEKKSQRLHHITSSSSTTSSEMKAAAVKRDLTDIKMSMSEIERLTAAPPQARHHPSIDDLKGLNSEDAITQLKKKMRASFENLVDRDDDSSCHGIVTTPDGDDDCTHKHFGSGLDLTHPAAAQLSASSGLSGSNKTIDTIKFEEKRSKSVATTKVVADGFSSEQATSNTAEMKRLQAGDIDYKEAKAASAMRNRLEMDGVKTEEKAAVMQEALSLRTGDITQQATNKVAAAGIKVQSDNFSADKKAISQSQQSQTMTSNGIISQEKHVSSASQANYTMTHKGVSSTGSSMISSSSQMSATNGQMVKLKDLKLDDLKSLTAGSGQQEIEQAITKYSNVLTTFVSTLQQDDDNSVSSHGDKKSVYLQMINEVIRRAWAVPTHGHELGYSLCNSLRQSGGLDLLMKNCVQHNSELQFSTAQLLEQCLTTENRSHVVDNGLDKVVNVACVCTKESNMEHSRVGTGILEHLFKHSEGTCSDVIRLGGLDALLFKCRTSDVETLRHCASALVNLSLYGGAENQEEMIVRKVPMWLFPLAFHNDDNIKYYACLAIAVLVANKEIEAEVLKSGCLDLVEPFVTTHDPYEFAKSNLAHAHGQSKHWLGRLVPVLSSNREEARNLAAFHFCMEAGIKRKQGNTDIFHEIGAIEALKTVASCPNAIASKFAAQALRLIGETVPHKLSQQVPLWSVEDVQEWVKQIGFDKYLSLFKESQVDGDLLLKLNQENLRDDIGISNGILLKRFERELQNLKRMADYSSKDTAKMHHFLAEIGADYCTYTYAMLNAGIDKCTLPHVNEDMLMTECGIKNAIHRLRILNSVKNLENSLPSSSEENMAKTLDVFVSYRRSNGSQLASLLKVHLQLRGFSVFIDVERLEAGKFDNGLLNSIRQAKNFVLVLTPDALHRCINDDECKDWVHREIVAALNSSCNIIPIMDHKFSWPENLPEDMCSVANFNGVNWIHDYQDACIDKLERFLRGEKNIDRITAMGPGTPGVASFQRTHSNDPDYQTNGGGGGGGGGSSGGGGGNGSVVDALMAANGSGQANHQANRYRQSPSPARQRAAGGSTSLLSYGRGPAKRSNHMLPPYRTQQAAMLHKSGAGSASMQNMTPLAYLPPRRSSAAGLGHNGGVANGYRSHSVDGLLDQAAAAETSQDSLSTPEQRIAAAAAVVAAGSTALTNASSTSTLQPEDEVDGEEEQEQEMCNVMRREKQNLVPPPANVQQHRKSRSLDHILSKQTLAEILPVNEPTDETQSMQNLVLPMTPQPQRRDTSSSSKSPTPERPSRQSPDGVSSTESEREDGQSVRSQPSESSSSHSQHGNQQRASAHVHRGGGLNSTKTSTSSLGSNNSANNKTIFNRTMKKVRSLIKNNDLEDEELSDIILSKATSPNAGRMIFW, encoded by the exons GTtgtaaacagcagcagcacaacgaCGCGAGTTGAGAAGAAATCACAGCGTCTACATCACATAACATCCTCGTCATCGACGACGTCTTCGGAAATGAAGGCTGCCGCCGTCAAGCGCGATCTCACAGATATTAAAATGTCCATGTCGGAAATAGAGCGTCTCACAGCGGCACCGCCGCAGGCACGACATCATCCATCGATTGACGACCTCAAGGGTCTCAATAGCGAAGATGCCATAACGCAGCTGAAAAAGAA AATGCGCGCTTCATTCGAGAATCTGGTGGATCGTGATGATGATAGCAGTTGTCATGGCATTGTCACGACGCCAGATGGCGACGatgattgcacacacaaacattttgGCAGCGGCCTGGATCTCACACATCCGGCTGCCGCACAGCTGAGCGCGAGCAGCGGCCTCAGTGGCTCCAACAAAACCATCGATACCATCAAATTCGAGGAGAAACGTTCGAAATCAGTGGCAACCACAAAAGTCGTCGCCGATGGCTTCAGTTCCGAGCAGGCAACGAGCAATACGGCAGAGATGAAGCGTCTGCAGGCCGGTGATATTGATTACAAAGAGGCTAAGGCTGCGTCAGCGATGCGAAATCGCCTGGAAATGGATGGCGTCAAGACCGAAGAGAAGGCAGCCGTCATGCAG GAAGCCCTCTCGCTGCGCACCGGCGACATCACGCAACAGGCGACCAACAAAGTCGCCGCCGCCGGCATAAAAGTGCAGAGCGACAATTTCTCCGCCGACAAGAAAGCCATCTCGCAGTCACAGCAATCGCAGACGATGACTTCGAATGGCATCATCAGCCAGGAGAAACATGTGTCATCCGCCTCGCAAGCGAACTACACGATGACACACAAAGGTGTCTCCAGCACCGGCAGCAGCATGATCTCTTCCTCCTCGCAAATGTCTGCCACCAACGGTCAAATGGTCAAGCTCAAGGATCTCAAGCTCGACGATCTAAAATCCCTAACCGCCGGCAGCGGTCAACAGGAAATCGAACAGGCCATCACAAAGTATTCGAATGTGCTGACCACATTTGTGAGCACACTTCAGCAggacgacgacaacagcgTATCGAGTCACGGCGACAAAAAGTCCGTCTATCTGCAGATGATCAACGAGGTGATCCGTCGAGCCTGGGCTGTGCCCACACATGGACACGAACTAGGCTACTCGTTGTGCAATTCACTGCGTCAGAGTGGAGGTCTCGATCTGCTCATGAAGAACTGTGTGCAGCACAACAGCGAACTGCAGTTCTCCACCGCCCAGTTGCTGGAGCAGTGTCTGACCACCGAGAATCGTTCGCATGTGGTGGACAACGGACTCGATAAGGTCGTGAATGTGGCCTGCGTCTGTACAAAGGAATCGAACATGGAGCATTCACGTGTCGGCACAGGCATACTGGAGCATCTCTTCAAGCATTCCGAGGGCACTTGCTCCGATGTCATACGCCTCGGCGGTCTCGATGCTCTGCTCTTCAAGTGCCGCACCAGCGATGTGGAAACGTTGCGTCACTGTGCCAGCGCCTTGGTCAATCTATCGCTGTACGGTGGCGCGGAGAATCAAGAGGAGATGATTGTGCGCAAGGTGCCCATGTGGTTGTTCCCCTTGGCGTTccacaacgacgacaacatcaAGTACTACGCCTGTTTGGCCATCGCTGTGCTTGTGGCCAACAAGGAGATCGAAGCCGAGGTGCTCAAGTCCGGTTGCCTGGATCTTGTGGAACCCTTTGTGACCACCCACGATCCCTACGAGTTTGCCAAATCGAATCTGGCGCATGCGCACGGTCAGAGCAAACATTGGCTGGGACGTCTTGTTCCGGTGTTGAGCTCCAATCGCGAGGAAGCACGCAATCTGGCCGCGTTCCACTTCTGCATGGAGGCGGGCATCAAACGCAAGCAGGGAAACACCGATATCTTTCACGAGATTGGCGCCATCGAAGCACTCAAAACGGTGGCCAGCTGCCCCAATGCGATTGCCTCGAAGTTTGCTGCGCAGGCTCTGCGTCTGATTGGTGAAACGGTGCCTCACAAGTTGTCGCAACAGGTGCCGTTGTGGTCCGTGGAGGATGTGCAGGAATGGGTCAAACAGATTGGCTTCGACAAGTATCTGTCGCTGTTCAAAGAATCCCAGGTGGATGGCGATCTGTTGCTCAAGCTTAATCAGGAGAATCTGCGCGACGATATCGGGATTTCGAATGGCATTCTCCTCAAGCGCTTCGAACGTGAACTGCAAAATCTCAAGCGTATGGCCGACTATTCGTCGAAGGACACAGCGAAAATGCATCATTTTCTCGCCGAGATTGGCGCCGATTATTGCACCTACACATATGCCATGCTCAATGCGGGCATTGACAAGTGCACGCTCCCTCATGTCAACGAGGATATGCTGATGACTGAGTGCGGTATCAAGAATGCGATACATCGTTTGCGCATTCTGAATTCGGTGAAGAACCTCGAGAACTCGTTGCCCAGCTCGTCGGAAGAGAACATGGCCAAGACGCTGGATGTGTTTGTCAGCTATCGTCGCTCCAATGGCTCCCAGCTGGCCAGTTTGCTTAAG GTTCATCTGCAGTTGCGCGGCTTCTCGGTGTTCATCGATGTGGAGCGCTTGGAGGCGGGCAAATTTGATAATGGCCTACTGAACAGTATTCGTCAGGCAAAGAACTTTGTCTTAGTATTAACCCCCGATGCGCTGCATCGCTGCATCAACGATGACGAGTGCAAGGATTGGGTGCATCGC GAAATTGTGGCTGCCCTCAACTCCAGTTGCAACATCATCCCAATTATGGATCATAAATTCAGTTGGCCAGAGAATCTACCCGAGGACATGTGCAGCGTGGCGAACTTCAATGGCGTCAATTGGATACATGACTACCAGGATGCGTGCATCGACAAGCTCGAAAG ATTTTTGCGCGGCGAAAAGAATATCGATCGCATTACGGCGATGGGGCCTGGCACGCCCGGAGTGGCTTCGTTCCAAAGAACGCACAGCAACGATCCAGACTATCAAACGaatggaggaggaggcggcggcggAGGCGGAAGCAGTGGTGGAGGCGGCGGCAACGGCAGTGTGGTGGATGCATTAATGGCAGCAAATGGCAGCGGACAAG CTAATCACCAGGCAAATAGATACCGGCAATCCCCCTCACCAGCGCGTCAACGTGCAGCCGGTGGCAGCACCTCACTTCTGAGCTACGGCCGCGGCCCAGCGAAGCGTTCAAATCACATGCTGCCTCCGTATCGCACCCAACAGGCAGCCATGCTGCATAAGTCCGGCGCCGGCTCGGCATCGATGCAGAACATGACACCGCTGGCATATTTGCCACCGCGACGCAGTTCCGCAGCGGGACTGGGACACAATGGGGGCGTGGCGAACGGTTATCGGTCGCACAGCGTGGACGGTCTGTTGGATCAGGCGGCGGCAGCGGAAACTAGTCAGGATAGCCTGAGCACCCCAGAGCAACGAATTGCGGCTGCAGCGGCTGTGGTGGCCGCTGGGAGTACAGCGTTGACGAATGCCAGTTCGACGAGCACATTGCAGCCGGAGGATGAAGTGGATGgggaggaggagcaggagcaggagatGTGCAATGTGATGAGACGTGAGAAACAGAATTTGGTGCCACCGCCGGCAAATGTGCAGCAGCATCGTAAATCGCGTAGTTTGGATCACATACTATCGAAGCAGACGCTCGCTGAGATATTGCCAGTGAATGAGCCAACCGATGAGACGCAATCGATGCAGAATCTGGTGTTGCCAATGACGCCACAGCCGCAGCGACGTGACACAAGCTCCTCATCGAAATCCCCCACACCGGAGCGTCCGAGTCGTCAGAGTCCCGATGGCGTCAGTTCCACGGAGAGCGAGCGGGAGGATGGGCAATCGGTGCGTTCACAGCCGAGCgaatcgtcgtcgtcgcataGTCAGCATGGCAATCAGCAGCGTGCGTCGGCGCATGTGCATCGCGGTGGCGGATTGAACAGCACTAAGACGTCCACTTCGTCGCTGGGATCGAACAATAGCGCCAACAATAAGACGATCTTTAATCGTACGATGAAAAAAGTGCGCTCGCTGATCAAAAA CAACGATCTGGAGGACGAGGAGCTCTCGGATATAATCCTCTCGAAGGCAACGTCCCCGAATGCAGGACGAATGATATTTTGGTAG